A genome region from Dreissena polymorpha isolate Duluth1 chromosome 16, UMN_Dpol_1.0, whole genome shotgun sequence includes the following:
- the LOC127861937 gene encoding uncharacterized protein LOC127861937 isoform X4, translating to MNRLLLGNSPITATEDTIILTGQCNQSIENLNENCKIIKETSLDISKVGVTPDGINPTSIYMENQEQKETCSQDDFFLPESEKETLIHALDLSAVKLVEKSEKPLNDRKESVHFNSPISVLYEYHVSPVDDNDTQSLGESNRSDSDDTNTSQDAKLEQKSSSTQDEDYWSKAVLCSEKESQDRDDDIKMDFKHSNDYSLSNIGKSEEENSEDLFAANDPPLQIEDENNILPFLKDDNFLEGSESHETCSNNSEILPCENMLSTSEISDVKISSAEETEHFSLVSCVSNEVNENQHGKRKLTEELVDARKESKKLKASQEERPVFNTCKVQNKRKLFKFNEEKGLKMAKLDLEHDKDHKINPMMLKTIVAEHLSCSEDYVQWANENPNKSAYIKDQKQEENIVMHGTCLSVGMKNNTTLCFDGNSFSEKNEGNLEFEDTDKIVSQNTSNEVTKFNHNNSEESIVGEDEQDNLLLEQSDNLNKNIEIISKMNFSNQLNVENNELSEQDINSNDSNKICCEENFGVCSVDENTSVDAKMQGNNTCSNVIFQDDTEAKETENFDRNNIVQASCAKDDSQSIDQLLGTVSVVGSLDVTENGASEVLLDEQSTYDYNKAVHIETSRYANVQLLTKVNNSTMLKDEDVKEDSITTNVDKDQKVVLAENITSQEVPNQNIEGFNTQFIENDLVLRNESDVKIDGIATNVDEDQKVVLDENITSREVPNQNIEGFNTQFIENDLELRTEPDVKIDGITSNLSEFPKVVLTEYIASQEIPNQNIKGINNQLNEKKLVLSDEDVNEDNITINADEDTMIVLAEDITTRVVPNQTIKGINNQLIEKKLVVRDEDVNEDNIIINADEDTEIVLAENITTRVVPNQNIKGMNNQFIENNLESTVELIHIEDVNFTSEKSSGCADFEKEIEDVCRKDYTIGIGLKSIDDSCEIMSESETTINHKSSGFEIVNEHIETRNCQNELPATGVENIKHGKCLDSEPYKNQCTNVKESISRQMFDDFTEKYDLNKVADMNSPDVCEFMSAAQVLSQSSQCSGSTGFVVQSNTQCASEDAESQESLKYMYITFSKPDICADTNITESWLNEKGDAFESKSGDELNQTNFDVANEKKNYESSFHEHKRTLLLECGDEGLVKEIVHSCSQSNVHEGMADYCSRVKTDMINQDEQLDIENLDLYIEKAVDQLVPDHDMTASPEQNPSHTDDEPSLYMKQSDKKVHMYACDADLHDDSDTPVCSPVEKTAAKSRESCFQWKYTPSCDQSPESGVPELPDEDHIVRITPLNSCSKPLRLGLSKRQTVHSLHKISVHRVYP from the exons GTAATTCCCCAATAACTGCAACAGAAGATACAATAATTCTGACTGGACAGTGCAATCAAAGTATTGaaaacttaaacgaaaattgcAAAATTATCAAGGAAACCAGTTTAGATATTTCAAAAGTTGGTGTTACACCAGATGGCATTAATCCGACCAGCATTTATATGGAAAACCAAGAACAAAAGGAAACTTGCTCACAAGATGACTTTTTTTTACCAGAGTCAGAGAAAGAAACTTTGATCCATGCACTAGATCTAAGCGCTGTAAAGTTGGTTGAAAAATCAGAAAAGCCACTGAATGATCGCAAGGAAAGTGTCCATTTTAATTCTCCCATCTCAGTGTTATATGAATATCATGTAAGTCCAGTGGACGATAATGACACACAGAGTCTGGGAGAAAGTAATAGAAGTGATTCAGATGATACTAATACTTCACAAGATGCCAAATTAGAACAAAAAAGTAGTAGTACACAGGATGAAGACTACTGGTCTAAAGCAGTTCTATGTAGTGAAAAAGAAAGTCAAGACAGAGATGATGATATTAAAATGGATTTCAAACATTCAAATGATTATTCACTCTCGAATATTGGTAAATCAGAAGAAGAGAACTCAGAAGACTTATTTGCAGCCAATGACCCTCCATTACAAATTGAAGAtgaaaataacattttgcctTTTTTGAAAGATGATAATTTCCTAGAAGGAAGTGAAagccatgaaacttgctcaaacaATTCTGAAATATTGCCTTGTGAAAATATGTTGTCAACATCTGAAATATCTGATGTAAAAATTTCTTCAGCTGAGGAAACAGAACATTTTTCACTTGTTTCTTGTGTTTCAAATGAAGTAAATGAAAATCAACATGGAAAAAGAAAGCTGACTGAAGAACTTGTCGATGCAAGGAAAGAATCCAAAAAATTGAAAGCATCACAAGAAGAACGACCAGTTTTCAATACATGTAAGGTGCAAAATAAAAGGAAGCTGTtcaaatttaatgaagaaaaaggcTTGAAAATGGCTAAGTTGGATTTAGAACATGATAAGGATCACAAAATTAACCCAATGATGCTTAAAACCATTGTTGCTGAACACCTTTCTTGCAGTGAAGATTATGTTCAATGGGCAAATGAAAACCCTAACAAATCTGCTTATATCAAAGACCAGAAACAAGAAGAGAATATAGTTATGCATGGCACATGCTTATCAGTAGGAATGAAAAACAATACCACTTTATGTTTTGATGGAAATTCTTTCTCTGAAAAAAATGAAGGAAATCTAGAATTTGAGGATACAGACAAAATCGTTTCACAAAATACAAGTAATGAAGTGACAAAATTTAATCACAATAATTCAGAGGAGTCCATTGTTGGAGAAGACGAACAGGATAATCTGTTGTTGGAACAATctgacaatttaaataaaaacatagaaATAATAAGTAAAATGAATTTTTCAAACCAACTGAATGTTGAAAACAATGAATTGTCAGAACAGGATATCAATAGTAATGATTCAAACAAGATTTGTTGTGAAGAAAATTTTGGTGTATGTTCAGTGGATGAAAATACTAGTGTAGATGCAAAGATGCAAGGAAACAATACTTGCTCAAATGTTATATTCCAAGATGATACCGAAGCCAAGGAGACAGAAAACTTTGATAGAAACAATATTGTTCAAGCATCTTGTGCCAAAGATGACTCTCAGTCAATTGATCAATTACTTGGCACTGTATCTGTAGTTGGAAGCTTAGATGTTACTGAAAATGGAGCTTCTGAAGTTTTATTAGATGAACAAAGTACTTATGATTATAATAAAGCAGTTCACATAGAGACAAGTAGATATGCAAATGTGCAATTATTAACTAAAGTCAACAATTCAACAATGTTGAAAGATGAAGATGTCAAGGAAGATAGCATAACCACAAATGTGGATAAAGATCAAAAGGTTGTCTTAGCTGAAAACATTACATCTCAAGAAGTTCCAAACCAGAATATTGAGGGCTTCAATactcaatttattgaaaatgatttAGTGTTGAGAAACGAATCTGATGTCAAGATAGATGGCATAGCCACAAATGTAGATGAAGATCAAAAGGTTGTCTTAGATGAAAACATTACATCTCGAGAAGTTCCAAACCAGAATATTGAGGGCTTCAAtacacaatttattgaaaatgatttAGAGTTGAGAACTGAACCAGATGTCAAGATAGATGGCATTACCTCAAATTTAAGTGAATTTCCAAAGGTTGTCTTAACTGAATACATTGCATCTCAAGAAATTCCAAACCAGAATATCAAGGGCATCAATAATCAGTTAAATGAAAAGAAGTTAGTGTTGAGCGATGAAGATGTCAATGAAGATAATATAACCATAAATGCAGATGAAGATACAATGATTGTCTTAGCTGAAGACATAACAACTCGAGTAGTTCCAAACCAGACCATCAAGGGCATCAATAATCAGTTAATTGAAAAGAAGTTAGTGGTGAGAGATGAAGATGTCAATGAAGATAATATAATCATAAATGCAGATGAAGATACAGAGATTGTCTTAGCTGAAAACATAACAACTCGAGTAGTTCCAAACCAGAACATCAAGGGTATGAATAatcaatttattgaaaacaatttagAATCAACGGTGGAACTTATACACATTGAGGATGTCAACTTTACTTCTGAAAAAAGCAGTGGTTGTGCAGACTTTGAAAAAGAAATTGAAGATGTTTGTCGTAAAGACTATACAATTGGCATTGGATTAAAGTCTATTGATGATTCTTGTGAAATAATGTCTGAGTCTGAAACCACAATTAACCACAAAAGTAGTGGGTTTGAAATTGTGAATGAACATATTGAAACCAGAAATTGTCAAAATGAACTACCTGCAACTGGTGTTGAAAACATCAAACATGGCAAATGTCTGGATAGTGAACCATATAAAAACCAATGTACAAATGTAAAAGAGAGCATCTCCAGGCAGATGTTTGATGATTTTACAGAAAAGTATGATTTGAATAAAGTAGCAGATATGAACTCACCAGATGTTTGTGAGTTTATGTCAGCAGCACAAGTGCTATCACAGTCATCCCAGTGTAGTGGCAGCACTGGTTTTGTAGTACAATCCAATACACAGTGTGCATCAGAGGATGCAGAAAGCCAGGAATctcttaaatacatgtatattacattttCAAAACCAGATATATGTGCTGATACAAACATAACAGAAAGTTGGTTGAATGAAAAAGGTGATGCATTTGAATCAAAATCTGGCGATGAGCTGAACCAAACAAATTTTGATGTAGCAAATGAGAAGAAAAACTATGAAAGTTCATTTCATGAGCATAAAAGGACATTATTATTAGAGTGTGGAGATGAGGGTTTAGTTAAAGAAATTGTTCATAGCTGTTCCCAGAGCAATGTGCATGAAGGCATGGCTGACTATTGTTCCAGAGTCAAAACTGACATGATTAATCAGGATGAGCAGCTAGATATAG AGAACCTTGATTTGTACATTGAGAAAGCTGTGGACCAGCTTGTACCAGACCATGACATGACTGCCTCTCCAGAACAGAATCCATCACACACTGATGATGAACCATCACTGTATATGAAGCAGTCAG ATAAGAAAGTGCACATGTATGCCTGTGATGCTGACCTCCATGATGACTCTGATACCCCAGTGTGCTCCCCTGTAGAAAAAACAG CAGCCAAGAGCAGAGAGAGCTGTTTTCAGTGGAAGTATACCCCCTCATGTGATCAGAGTCCCGAGTCTGGGGTTCCGGAGCTACCAGACGAGGACCACATTGTGAGGATCACTCCTCTAAATTCCTGCTCTAAACCTCTGAGACTGGGCCTCTCCAAGCGTCAAACAGTGCACAGCCTGCATAAAATCAGTGTTCACAGAGTCTATCCTTAG
- the LOC127861937 gene encoding uncharacterized protein LOC127861937 isoform X3 has translation MKKLSSAISVTENSGNSPITATEDTIILTGQCNQSIENLNENCKIIKETSLDISKVGVTPDGINPTSIYMENQEQKETCSQDDFFLPESEKETLIHALDLSAVKLVEKSEKPLNDRKESVHFNSPISVLYEYHVSPVDDNDTQSLGESNRSDSDDTNTSQDAKLEQKSSSTQDEDYWSKAVLCSEKESQDRDDDIKMDFKHSNDYSLSNIGKSEEENSEDLFAANDPPLQIEDENNILPFLKDDNFLEGSESHETCSNNSEILPCENMLSTSEISDVKISSAEETEHFSLVSCVSNEVNENQHGKRKLTEELVDARKESKKLKASQEERPVFNTCKVQNKRKLFKFNEEKGLKMAKLDLEHDKDHKINPMMLKTIVAEHLSCSEDYVQWANENPNKSAYIKDQKQEENIVMHGTCLSVGMKNNTTLCFDGNSFSEKNEGNLEFEDTDKIVSQNTSNEVTKFNHNNSEESIVGEDEQDNLLLEQSDNLNKNIEIISKMNFSNQLNVENNELSEQDINSNDSNKICCEENFGVCSVDENTSVDAKMQGNNTCSNVIFQDDTEAKETENFDRNNIVQASCAKDDSQSIDQLLGTVSVVGSLDVTENGASEVLLDEQSTYDYNKAVHIETSRYANVQLLTKVNNSTMLKDEDVKEDSITTNVDKDQKVVLAENITSQEVPNQNIEGFNTQFIENDLVLRNESDVKIDGIATNVDEDQKVVLDENITSREVPNQNIEGFNTQFIENDLELRTEPDVKIDGITSNLSEFPKVVLTEYIASQEIPNQNIKGINNQLNEKKLVLSDEDVNEDNITINADEDTMIVLAEDITTRVVPNQTIKGINNQLIEKKLVVRDEDVNEDNIIINADEDTEIVLAENITTRVVPNQNIKGMNNQFIENNLESTVELIHIEDVNFTSEKSSGCADFEKEIEDVCRKDYTIGIGLKSIDDSCEIMSESETTINHKSSGFEIVNEHIETRNCQNELPATGVENIKHGKCLDSEPYKNQCTNVKESISRQMFDDFTEKYDLNKVADMNSPDVCEFMSAAQVLSQSSQCSGSTGFVVQSNTQCASEDAESQESLKYMYITFSKPDICADTNITESWLNEKGDAFESKSGDELNQTNFDVANEKKNYESSFHEHKRTLLLECGDEGLVKEIVHSCSQSNVHEGMADYCSRVKTDMINQDEQLDIENLDLYIEKAVDQLVPDHDMTASPEQNPSHTDDEPSLYMKQSDKKVHMYACDADLHDDSDTPVCSPVEKTAAKSRESCFQWKYTPSCDQSPESGVPELPDEDHIVRITPLNSCSKPLRLGLSKRQTVHSLHKISVHRVYP, from the exons GTAATTCCCCAATAACTGCAACAGAAGATACAATAATTCTGACTGGACAGTGCAATCAAAGTATTGaaaacttaaacgaaaattgcAAAATTATCAAGGAAACCAGTTTAGATATTTCAAAAGTTGGTGTTACACCAGATGGCATTAATCCGACCAGCATTTATATGGAAAACCAAGAACAAAAGGAAACTTGCTCACAAGATGACTTTTTTTTACCAGAGTCAGAGAAAGAAACTTTGATCCATGCACTAGATCTAAGCGCTGTAAAGTTGGTTGAAAAATCAGAAAAGCCACTGAATGATCGCAAGGAAAGTGTCCATTTTAATTCTCCCATCTCAGTGTTATATGAATATCATGTAAGTCCAGTGGACGATAATGACACACAGAGTCTGGGAGAAAGTAATAGAAGTGATTCAGATGATACTAATACTTCACAAGATGCCAAATTAGAACAAAAAAGTAGTAGTACACAGGATGAAGACTACTGGTCTAAAGCAGTTCTATGTAGTGAAAAAGAAAGTCAAGACAGAGATGATGATATTAAAATGGATTTCAAACATTCAAATGATTATTCACTCTCGAATATTGGTAAATCAGAAGAAGAGAACTCAGAAGACTTATTTGCAGCCAATGACCCTCCATTACAAATTGAAGAtgaaaataacattttgcctTTTTTGAAAGATGATAATTTCCTAGAAGGAAGTGAAagccatgaaacttgctcaaacaATTCTGAAATATTGCCTTGTGAAAATATGTTGTCAACATCTGAAATATCTGATGTAAAAATTTCTTCAGCTGAGGAAACAGAACATTTTTCACTTGTTTCTTGTGTTTCAAATGAAGTAAATGAAAATCAACATGGAAAAAGAAAGCTGACTGAAGAACTTGTCGATGCAAGGAAAGAATCCAAAAAATTGAAAGCATCACAAGAAGAACGACCAGTTTTCAATACATGTAAGGTGCAAAATAAAAGGAAGCTGTtcaaatttaatgaagaaaaaggcTTGAAAATGGCTAAGTTGGATTTAGAACATGATAAGGATCACAAAATTAACCCAATGATGCTTAAAACCATTGTTGCTGAACACCTTTCTTGCAGTGAAGATTATGTTCAATGGGCAAATGAAAACCCTAACAAATCTGCTTATATCAAAGACCAGAAACAAGAAGAGAATATAGTTATGCATGGCACATGCTTATCAGTAGGAATGAAAAACAATACCACTTTATGTTTTGATGGAAATTCTTTCTCTGAAAAAAATGAAGGAAATCTAGAATTTGAGGATACAGACAAAATCGTTTCACAAAATACAAGTAATGAAGTGACAAAATTTAATCACAATAATTCAGAGGAGTCCATTGTTGGAGAAGACGAACAGGATAATCTGTTGTTGGAACAATctgacaatttaaataaaaacatagaaATAATAAGTAAAATGAATTTTTCAAACCAACTGAATGTTGAAAACAATGAATTGTCAGAACAGGATATCAATAGTAATGATTCAAACAAGATTTGTTGTGAAGAAAATTTTGGTGTATGTTCAGTGGATGAAAATACTAGTGTAGATGCAAAGATGCAAGGAAACAATACTTGCTCAAATGTTATATTCCAAGATGATACCGAAGCCAAGGAGACAGAAAACTTTGATAGAAACAATATTGTTCAAGCATCTTGTGCCAAAGATGACTCTCAGTCAATTGATCAATTACTTGGCACTGTATCTGTAGTTGGAAGCTTAGATGTTACTGAAAATGGAGCTTCTGAAGTTTTATTAGATGAACAAAGTACTTATGATTATAATAAAGCAGTTCACATAGAGACAAGTAGATATGCAAATGTGCAATTATTAACTAAAGTCAACAATTCAACAATGTTGAAAGATGAAGATGTCAAGGAAGATAGCATAACCACAAATGTGGATAAAGATCAAAAGGTTGTCTTAGCTGAAAACATTACATCTCAAGAAGTTCCAAACCAGAATATTGAGGGCTTCAATactcaatttattgaaaatgatttAGTGTTGAGAAACGAATCTGATGTCAAGATAGATGGCATAGCCACAAATGTAGATGAAGATCAAAAGGTTGTCTTAGATGAAAACATTACATCTCGAGAAGTTCCAAACCAGAATATTGAGGGCTTCAAtacacaatttattgaaaatgatttAGAGTTGAGAACTGAACCAGATGTCAAGATAGATGGCATTACCTCAAATTTAAGTGAATTTCCAAAGGTTGTCTTAACTGAATACATTGCATCTCAAGAAATTCCAAACCAGAATATCAAGGGCATCAATAATCAGTTAAATGAAAAGAAGTTAGTGTTGAGCGATGAAGATGTCAATGAAGATAATATAACCATAAATGCAGATGAAGATACAATGATTGTCTTAGCTGAAGACATAACAACTCGAGTAGTTCCAAACCAGACCATCAAGGGCATCAATAATCAGTTAATTGAAAAGAAGTTAGTGGTGAGAGATGAAGATGTCAATGAAGATAATATAATCATAAATGCAGATGAAGATACAGAGATTGTCTTAGCTGAAAACATAACAACTCGAGTAGTTCCAAACCAGAACATCAAGGGTATGAATAatcaatttattgaaaacaatttagAATCAACGGTGGAACTTATACACATTGAGGATGTCAACTTTACTTCTGAAAAAAGCAGTGGTTGTGCAGACTTTGAAAAAGAAATTGAAGATGTTTGTCGTAAAGACTATACAATTGGCATTGGATTAAAGTCTATTGATGATTCTTGTGAAATAATGTCTGAGTCTGAAACCACAATTAACCACAAAAGTAGTGGGTTTGAAATTGTGAATGAACATATTGAAACCAGAAATTGTCAAAATGAACTACCTGCAACTGGTGTTGAAAACATCAAACATGGCAAATGTCTGGATAGTGAACCATATAAAAACCAATGTACAAATGTAAAAGAGAGCATCTCCAGGCAGATGTTTGATGATTTTACAGAAAAGTATGATTTGAATAAAGTAGCAGATATGAACTCACCAGATGTTTGTGAGTTTATGTCAGCAGCACAAGTGCTATCACAGTCATCCCAGTGTAGTGGCAGCACTGGTTTTGTAGTACAATCCAATACACAGTGTGCATCAGAGGATGCAGAAAGCCAGGAATctcttaaatacatgtatattacattttCAAAACCAGATATATGTGCTGATACAAACATAACAGAAAGTTGGTTGAATGAAAAAGGTGATGCATTTGAATCAAAATCTGGCGATGAGCTGAACCAAACAAATTTTGATGTAGCAAATGAGAAGAAAAACTATGAAAGTTCATTTCATGAGCATAAAAGGACATTATTATTAGAGTGTGGAGATGAGGGTTTAGTTAAAGAAATTGTTCATAGCTGTTCCCAGAGCAATGTGCATGAAGGCATGGCTGACTATTGTTCCAGAGTCAAAACTGACATGATTAATCAGGATGAGCAGCTAGATATAG AGAACCTTGATTTGTACATTGAGAAAGCTGTGGACCAGCTTGTACCAGACCATGACATGACTGCCTCTCCAGAACAGAATCCATCACACACTGATGATGAACCATCACTGTATATGAAGCAGTCAG ATAAGAAAGTGCACATGTATGCCTGTGATGCTGACCTCCATGATGACTCTGATACCCCAGTGTGCTCCCCTGTAGAAAAAACAG CAGCCAAGAGCAGAGAGAGCTGTTTTCAGTGGAAGTATACCCCCTCATGTGATCAGAGTCCCGAGTCTGGGGTTCCGGAGCTACCAGACGAGGACCACATTGTGAGGATCACTCCTCTAAATTCCTGCTCTAAACCTCTGAGACTGGGCCTCTCCAAGCGTCAAACAGTGCACAGCCTGCATAAAATCAGTGTTCACAGAGTCTATCCTTAG